One segment of Alistipes finegoldii DSM 17242 DNA contains the following:
- a CDS encoding IS110 family transposase produces MYEAGFCGFWIHERLTALGIDNIVVNPADVPTKSSEKLRKSDAVDSGKLARSLRANELKGIYTPDSVSLEMRSLIRLKNSITKDTTRQKNRIKSQLRCLGIGIPQEFLEPFSNWSKRFFAWLKEVETLTPSDRQALDIQLRHLEELRRQKLEMTRALRALAKADRFREPQRLIMSVPGFGQTTGMAFLSEICDITRFRNAEQLAAYIGMIPMCHSSGEKDGTGDITVRKHAVMRCNLIEAAWVAIRQDPAMNLFYTEQCKRMPKSKAIVKVARKLVNRLYFVLKHQTEYVNSVVS; encoded by the coding sequence GTGTACGAAGCGGGCTTTTGCGGATTCTGGATACACGAACGCCTGACGGCATTGGGGATCGACAACATCGTGGTCAACCCGGCCGACGTACCGACCAAGAGCAGCGAAAAGCTGCGTAAGAGTGACGCCGTGGACAGCGGCAAGCTGGCGCGGAGTTTAAGAGCCAACGAACTGAAAGGCATTTATACGCCGGACAGTGTATCGTTGGAAATGCGTTCCTTGATAAGATTGAAGAACTCGATCACCAAAGACACGACCCGTCAGAAGAACCGGATCAAGTCCCAGTTACGGTGTTTAGGCATCGGGATTCCGCAGGAGTTCCTCGAACCTTTCTCCAACTGGTCGAAACGCTTTTTCGCATGGCTGAAAGAGGTTGAGACACTCACTCCGAGCGATCGTCAGGCCCTCGACATTCAGCTCCGGCATCTGGAGGAACTACGCCGTCAGAAGTTGGAGATGACACGGGCTTTACGGGCCTTGGCCAAGGCGGACCGATTCCGCGAACCGCAGCGGTTGATTATGAGCGTTCCGGGGTTCGGGCAGACTACGGGAATGGCGTTTCTGTCGGAGATATGCGACATAACCCGTTTCCGCAATGCCGAACAACTGGCCGCCTATATCGGGATGATCCCGATGTGCCATAGCAGCGGAGAGAAAGACGGAACAGGAGACATTACCGTGCGAAAACACGCCGTCATGCGCTGTAATCTGATAGAGGCTGCATGGGTGGCTATACGCCAAGATCCCGCGATGAATCTGTTTTATACAGAACAATGCAAGCGGATGCCCAAGAGCAAGGCCATCGTAAAGGTCGCCCGCAAACTGGTAAATAGACTATACTTCGTGTTGAAACACCAGACCGAATATGTCAATAGTGTCGTGTCATAA
- the dapF gene encoding diaminopimelate epimerase: MLVSFVKYEGAGNDFILIDDREELFSADARLIAALCDRHFGIGADGLMTLRRSVEMDCSMRYYNADGSPGEMCGNGARCFALFAEHLGIGGETKYFDATDGMHTARIRRAKNRTGEIELGMINVSEIRSGKGWWFLNTGVPHYVEFTEELDGVDVKGLGRMIRHDTARFPQGTNVNFAEIAGEGEIRMRTYERGVENETLACGTGATAAAIITNYALQHETTKYRITVPGGELHVRFSHEPGTQTYTDIRLTGPARRVFKGVFETDNF; encoded by the coding sequence ATGCTGGTATCATTCGTAAAATACGAGGGCGCAGGCAACGATTTCATCCTCATCGACGACCGCGAAGAGCTGTTCAGCGCCGACGCACGGCTGATCGCGGCCTTGTGCGACCGCCACTTCGGCATCGGAGCCGACGGGCTGATGACCCTGCGGCGCAGCGTCGAGATGGACTGCTCGATGCGCTACTACAACGCCGACGGTTCGCCGGGCGAAATGTGCGGCAACGGCGCACGGTGTTTCGCGCTTTTCGCCGAGCATCTGGGCATCGGCGGCGAAACCAAGTATTTCGACGCCACGGACGGCATGCACACCGCGCGCATACGCCGCGCGAAGAACCGGACGGGCGAGATCGAGCTGGGCATGATAAATGTATCGGAAATTCGCAGCGGCAAAGGCTGGTGGTTCCTCAATACGGGCGTTCCCCACTATGTGGAATTCACGGAGGAGCTGGACGGCGTGGACGTAAAGGGTCTGGGACGGATGATCCGTCACGACACGGCGCGTTTTCCGCAGGGTACGAACGTCAATTTCGCAGAGATCGCAGGCGAGGGCGAAATCCGGATGCGGACCTACGAACGGGGCGTCGAAAACGAAACGCTGGCCTGCGGCACAGGAGCCACGGCCGCGGCGATCATAACCAATTACGCTTTGCAGCACGAAACGACCAAATACCGAATCACGGTGCCCGGAGGCGAACTGCACGTACGCTTCTCGCATGAACCCGGCACGCAGACCTATACGGATATCCGGCTTACGGGCCCCGCGCGGCGCGTCTTCAAAGGGGTATTCGAAACCGACAATTTCTAA
- a CDS encoding MFS transporter — translation MTKPKLSFWQIWNLSFGFLGVQIGYSLQNSNTSSIFESLGADVSHLSYFWLAAPLAGMIVQPIVGLFSDGTWTRWGRRIPYILGGSLISALALVLMPNCPKLLAFAPLAMGAFILLFMDLSFNVTMQPFRALVADMLDDSQKTQGYVVQTFLINLGAVVGAILPLVMTWLGVSDEAAPGHVSPHIAYSYYAGGAILLLTVLVTSFKTREYPPGEFARYNNLSEEDAKPMSFVGLMRNVPGVMVRLGVTQFFSWAALFLMWTYLKPAITGVVTDHATGEVLSAGATQTWVGVLNGTYPIPACIAALFLGRVAARYGNKPVYAACLLAGALGFAGLCLLHDQYALMLPMVGIGIAWAGILAMPYAILSRAVEPRRMGVYMGIFNFTITVPQIVIGLTGGAIVKYCFASDAADMLALAGVFMLLAAVSVFLVKEHKAQ, via the coding sequence ATGACCAAGCCTAAACTCTCATTTTGGCAGATTTGGAACCTCAGCTTCGGCTTCCTCGGCGTGCAGATCGGATATTCGCTCCAGAATTCCAACACGTCGAGCATCTTCGAATCGCTGGGGGCAGATGTCAGCCACCTGAGCTACTTCTGGCTGGCGGCACCGCTGGCCGGCATGATCGTCCAGCCCATCGTGGGGCTTTTTTCCGACGGCACCTGGACGCGCTGGGGCCGCCGCATCCCCTACATCCTGGGCGGGTCGCTGATCTCGGCGCTGGCGCTGGTGCTCATGCCCAACTGCCCCAAACTGCTCGCCTTCGCCCCGCTCGCCATGGGGGCTTTCATCCTGCTGTTCATGGATTTGTCGTTCAACGTCACGATGCAGCCCTTCCGGGCGCTGGTGGCCGACATGCTCGACGATTCGCAGAAGACACAGGGCTACGTGGTACAAACCTTCCTGATAAACCTCGGTGCGGTCGTCGGCGCTATCCTGCCGCTCGTCATGACATGGCTCGGCGTGTCGGACGAGGCCGCTCCGGGGCATGTTTCGCCGCACATCGCCTACTCCTACTATGCCGGGGGCGCGATCCTGCTGCTCACGGTGCTCGTCACCTCGTTCAAGACACGGGAATATCCGCCCGGGGAGTTCGCCCGCTACAACAACCTCTCCGAGGAGGACGCCAAACCGATGAGCTTCGTCGGCCTCATGCGCAACGTCCCCGGCGTGATGGTGCGGCTGGGCGTCACGCAGTTCTTCTCGTGGGCGGCGCTCTTCCTGATGTGGACTTACCTCAAACCCGCCATCACGGGTGTAGTCACCGACCATGCCACGGGCGAAGTGCTCTCGGCCGGCGCCACGCAGACATGGGTCGGCGTGCTCAACGGCACCTACCCCATCCCCGCCTGCATCGCCGCCCTGTTCCTCGGGCGCGTCGCCGCGCGCTACGGCAACAAACCCGTCTACGCTGCCTGCCTGCTCGCCGGGGCGCTGGGCTTCGCGGGGTTGTGCCTGCTGCACGACCAGTACGCGCTGATGCTCCCGATGGTGGGGATCGGCATCGCCTGGGCGGGCATCCTCGCCATGCCCTACGCCATCCTGTCGCGCGCGGTCGAGCCACGCCGCATGGGCGTATACATGGGTATCTTCAATTTCACGATCACCGTCCCCCAGATCGTCATCGGACTGACCGGCGGTGCCATCGTCAAGTACTGCTTCGCCTCCGATGCGGCCGACATGCTGGCGCTCGCCGGGGTATTCATGCTGCTGGCCGCCGTGTCGGTCTTCCTGGTCAAAGAACACAAGGCCCAATGA
- a CDS encoding alpha/beta fold hydrolase, whose product MTEKFIMAGSTALHVCDSQAGDKCVVLLHGYLESLLVWEDFVPYLYKEVRVVTLDLPGHGISVVTGAVHTMDFLADTVADALKALGIGRCTLVGHSMGGYVALAFCERHPEMLDGVVLLSSTPNPDTPEKAENRRREIALVEAGKKEMLARVAPAAGFAEENRARMRDEIEDLTEQVFVTEDEGIVALLGGMIARRDQNEMLRTSKVPQLFILGRKDGYIPPEAAEKMVAEHPQAQVVWLENSGHMGFLEEPEAAAQAILDFVHDEKIE is encoded by the coding sequence ATGACTGAAAAATTTATTATGGCCGGCTCCACGGCCCTGCACGTCTGCGACTCGCAGGCCGGAGACAAATGCGTCGTGCTGCTGCACGGCTATCTCGAATCGCTGCTCGTCTGGGAGGATTTCGTACCTTATCTATATAAGGAGGTGCGCGTGGTGACGCTCGATCTGCCGGGCCACGGCATTTCGGTGGTGACGGGCGCGGTCCACACGATGGATTTTCTGGCCGACACGGTCGCCGACGCGCTCAAAGCCCTCGGCATCGGACGCTGCACGCTCGTAGGACATTCGATGGGCGGATACGTGGCGCTGGCTTTCTGCGAACGCCATCCCGAAATGCTCGACGGCGTGGTGCTGCTCAGCTCCACGCCCAATCCCGACACGCCGGAGAAGGCCGAAAACCGCCGCAGGGAGATCGCGCTCGTCGAGGCCGGGAAGAAAGAGATGCTGGCACGGGTAGCTCCCGCCGCAGGATTCGCCGAAGAGAACCGCGCACGCATGCGGGACGAAATCGAAGACCTTACCGAGCAGGTTTTCGTCACCGAAGACGAGGGAATCGTAGCCCTGCTGGGCGGCATGATCGCCCGCAGGGACCAGAACGAAATGCTGCGCACGTCGAAGGTCCCGCAGCTTTTCATACTCGGTCGAAAAGACGGTTACATACCGCCCGAAGCCGCCGAAAAGATGGTTGCGGAGCACCCGCAGGCGCAGGTCGTATGGCTGGAAAATTCGGGACACATGGGATTCCTCGAAGAGCCGGAAGCGGCGGCTCAGGCGATACTGGATTTCGTCCACGATGAAAAAATCGAATAG
- a CDS encoding LytR/AlgR family response regulator transcription factor, with translation MNVLIVEDEMMAQANLARALTQHFPDVRIVGTTGSVRETVLWLRTPGNSADVIFMDVELSDGDCFEIFRQADVTARVIMTTAYDNYAVRAFEVNSIDYLLKPIDLAALRRAVERCRVRSGGIDPDVLLNAIRSPREYKQRYVVRFNDRIVPVQTTDIAYFYSEEKNTYLVTNDNNRYIMDQSLDVLSDELDPGRFFRISRSCIIAMPAIVSIVKYLGNRLKITARPRPEFEMVVSRSRVDDFLKWLEGNG, from the coding sequence ATGAACGTACTGATCGTAGAAGACGAAATGATGGCCCAGGCAAACCTGGCGCGAGCGCTGACCCAGCATTTTCCCGACGTACGGATCGTCGGGACGACCGGCTCGGTCAGGGAAACGGTGCTCTGGCTGCGCACGCCGGGGAACAGTGCCGATGTGATTTTCATGGACGTGGAACTCTCCGACGGGGATTGCTTCGAGATATTCCGCCAGGCGGACGTAACGGCGCGGGTCATCATGACCACCGCATATGACAATTACGCCGTGCGGGCGTTCGAGGTCAACAGCATCGACTACCTGCTCAAACCGATCGACCTCGCGGCGCTGCGGCGTGCCGTGGAACGTTGCCGTGTGCGGAGCGGGGGCATCGACCCCGACGTATTGCTGAACGCAATCCGCAGCCCGCGCGAATACAAACAGCGCTATGTCGTGCGTTTCAACGACCGGATCGTCCCGGTGCAGACCACCGACATCGCCTATTTCTACTCGGAAGAGAAAAACACCTACCTTGTCACGAACGACAACAACCGCTACATCATGGATCAGTCGCTCGACGTCCTTTCGGACGAACTGGATCCCGGGCGGTTTTTCCGCATATCGCGCAGCTGCATCATCGCCATGCCGGCGATCGTCAGCATCGTGAAATACCTGGGCAACCGGCTGAAGATCACGGCACGTCCGCGTCCGGAGTTCGAGATGGTGGTGAGCCGGTCGCGGGTCGACGACTTCCTGAAGTGGCTGGAGGGGAATGGCTGA
- a CDS encoding zinc ribbon domain-containing protein: MNEEMKFCQSCGMPMQTAGDFGTEADGGASVDYCVYCYKNGAFTEACTMEEMIRHCAEFHEEFRDENGKSYTREEAVRLMREYFPTLKRWSK; the protein is encoded by the coding sequence ATGAACGAAGAGATGAAATTCTGTCAGAGCTGCGGCATGCCGATGCAGACGGCGGGCGACTTCGGCACGGAAGCCGACGGCGGCGCGAGCGTGGACTACTGCGTCTATTGCTACAAAAACGGCGCCTTTACCGAAGCGTGCACGATGGAAGAGATGATCCGGCACTGCGCCGAGTTCCACGAAGAATTCCGCGACGAGAACGGCAAAAGCTATACCCGTGAAGAGGCTGTCAGGCTGATGCGGGAGTATTTTCCGACGCTCAAGCGCTGGAGCAAATAA
- a CDS encoding lipoprotein signal peptidase, with amino-acid sequence MNFKKISLLILILLIADQLLKIWVKTHMHLDESIIVFPDWFQLRFIENNGAAFGMHIASKGGFDWGKLLLGIFRIVMVGLIGWLMHHLLRRREDTPKGVIVGLALVMAGALGNIIDSAFYGLIFSESTPYAVAHFGGHYAGFMMGKVVDMFYFPLFQWNNVPRFLSFLVDSNNYFFGAIFNLADAYISVAVVYLLLFQYKFLSK; translated from the coding sequence ATGAACTTCAAAAAAATATCACTGCTCATCCTGATTCTGCTCATCGCGGATCAGCTGCTCAAAATCTGGGTCAAGACCCACATGCACCTCGACGAGTCGATCATCGTATTCCCGGACTGGTTTCAATTACGGTTTATCGAGAACAACGGCGCGGCTTTCGGCATGCACATCGCCTCGAAAGGGGGATTCGACTGGGGAAAACTGCTGCTCGGCATATTCCGCATCGTCATGGTAGGTCTCATCGGCTGGCTGATGCATCATCTGCTCCGCCGCCGGGAGGATACGCCGAAGGGGGTTATCGTCGGTCTGGCGCTGGTGATGGCCGGTGCGCTCGGCAATATTATCGACAGCGCTTTCTACGGACTGATCTTTTCGGAATCGACGCCGTACGCGGTAGCGCATTTCGGCGGACATTACGCGGGCTTCATGATGGGAAAGGTCGTGGACATGTTCTATTTTCCGCTGTTCCAGTGGAACAACGTGCCGCGGTTCCTGAGCTTTCTGGTCGACAGCAACAACTACTTCTTCGGGGCGATCTTCAATCTGGCCGACGCCTACATCTCCGTGGCGGTAGTCTATCTGCTTCTGTTTCAGTATAAATTTCTGAGCAAGTAG
- a CDS encoding sensor histidine kinase: MADLLASNSAALIILLCVNIIYVRHTRRRETRHGPIAEIAAFLLFVLLTSACVALITGLHLPFAFDRSFTAREFLQLWIVTLLVEVTLYSVVFMVDYALVARAVLRAERGKAHQAQFRYMKLKQQVNPHFLFNSLNILDCLVCEQRTEQASAYIHKLAGIYRYMLQNEEETLVRLREEMAFVGMYVDLLQVRFPEGFRVETDISDEAMNRHVLPCSVQLLIENAIKHNSVGADRPLVIRIVAVAEAVTVSNNLQLKVSGNPSTRVGLNYIRQQYLDLSGIPIGIRRTDTEYCVTLPLL, from the coding sequence ATGGCCGACTTGCTGGCTTCCAATTCCGCGGCACTGATTATCCTGCTGTGCGTCAATATCATCTATGTCCGGCATACGCGCAGGCGTGAAACCCGACACGGCCCGATCGCCGAAATCGCGGCCTTCCTTCTGTTCGTGCTGCTCACGTCGGCCTGCGTGGCGCTCATTACGGGGCTGCACCTGCCGTTCGCCTTCGACCGCTCGTTCACCGCACGGGAGTTCCTGCAACTGTGGATCGTCACCCTGCTGGTCGAGGTGACCCTCTATTCGGTCGTATTTATGGTCGATTACGCCCTGGTCGCACGTGCCGTGCTGCGTGCCGAGCGCGGCAAGGCGCACCAGGCGCAGTTCCGTTACATGAAACTCAAACAGCAGGTCAACCCCCATTTCCTGTTCAACTCGCTCAATATCCTCGACTGCCTGGTCTGCGAGCAGCGCACGGAGCAGGCCAGCGCCTACATCCATAAACTGGCGGGCATTTACCGTTACATGCTCCAGAACGAGGAGGAGACACTCGTGCGCCTGCGCGAGGAGATGGCCTTCGTGGGGATGTACGTCGACCTGTTACAGGTGCGTTTCCCCGAAGGGTTCCGCGTGGAGACCGACATTTCGGATGAGGCCATGAACCGCCATGTCCTGCCCTGCTCGGTGCAGTTGCTGATCGAAAACGCCATCAAGCATAACTCGGTGGGGGCCGACCGGCCGCTGGTGATCCGCATCGTCGCCGTGGCCGAGGCCGTGACGGTGTCGAACAACCTTCAGCTGAAGGTATCCGGCAACCCCTCGACCCGTGTGGGGCTGAACTACATCCGCCAGCAGTACCTCGACCTGTCGGGCATCCCGATCGGGATACGCCGTACCGATACCGAATATTGTGTCACCTTACCGTTGCTGTAA
- a CDS encoding M48 family metallopeptidase, giving the protein MKKLFFMGFALLLCAMWPADAAAQLKIGGRKLNTGKLLEAGKDVAKAVTLSDKDIAQLSREAVEWMDANNPIADETTEYGARLKRLTEGITEINGLPLNFKVYHVVDVNAFACGDGSIRVFSALMDLMDDDELMAISGHEIGHVVHADVKHAMKNAYLSSAARNAAGAAEGSTLAKLSDSQLGEVVTAFTGAQFSQKQEYEADEYGFEFSVKNGFSPYGMGNSLNKLVELSKGAKSSTVQKMFSSHPDSEKRAARMKEKADAYVAAHQQ; this is encoded by the coding sequence ATGAAAAAACTTTTCTTTATGGGCTTTGCCCTGCTTCTGTGCGCCATGTGGCCCGCCGACGCCGCAGCCCAGCTGAAAATCGGCGGCAGGAAACTCAACACCGGAAAACTGCTCGAAGCGGGAAAGGACGTGGCCAAAGCCGTGACATTGAGCGACAAGGACATTGCCCAGCTGAGCCGCGAAGCGGTCGAATGGATGGATGCCAACAACCCCATCGCCGACGAAACGACCGAATACGGCGCACGTCTCAAGCGGCTGACCGAGGGGATCACCGAGATCAACGGACTGCCGCTCAACTTCAAGGTCTACCATGTCGTGGACGTCAATGCCTTCGCCTGCGGCGACGGTTCGATCCGCGTATTCAGCGCCCTGATGGACCTGATGGACGACGACGAACTGATGGCGATCAGCGGCCATGAGATCGGCCATGTGGTACATGCCGACGTAAAACACGCGATGAAAAACGCCTACCTCTCATCGGCGGCGCGCAATGCCGCAGGAGCCGCCGAGGGCAGCACGCTGGCCAAGCTGAGCGACTCGCAGCTCGGCGAGGTCGTGACGGCATTCACCGGCGCCCAGTTCTCGCAGAAGCAGGAATACGAAGCCGACGAATACGGATTCGAATTCTCCGTAAAGAACGGTTTCAGCCCCTACGGCATGGGCAATTCGCTGAACAAGCTGGTCGAGCTTTCCAAGGGCGCGAAGTCCTCGACGGTACAGAAAATGTTCTCTTCGCATCCCGACAGCGAAAAACGCGCTGCGCGCATGAAAGAGAAAGCCGACGCCTACGTAGCCGCACACCAGCAGTAG
- a CDS encoding 4-alpha-glucanotransferase — MTLLISIEYRTRWGEQLVLRLGKRRIALQYADGGVWTCAVERYAPAAQPAEYRYEVEREGVCIRSEWRPHTLRIPSREGVRTLRIRDRWQEMPSDTPFYSSAFTRGIFGRGKTGNPKKAAGNITLRVILPTLRPDETLAVAGSGRELGDWKRIVPMDDSRFPEWELTLHTAHRFEYKFLIADRKTLTPILWEEGANRTWGELPGAGEHALDAAAYPRFPERRWQGAGTAIPVFSLRTEEDFGVGEFYDLKRLIDWAAATGQCVIQVLPINDTTMTGTWEDSYPYNANSTFALHPQFIRLPAAGVVEDDEYRTLRNELNALPEIDYERVNRHKLRLLRRAFERHGTRTAARRDYKDFIAANRHWLIPYAAFCTLRDETGTPDFTRWGGFARYDRKTVDAYCRSHNRDIAFHCYIQYHLHTQLSEVCAYARAHGIVLKGDLPIGISRTSVDAWLYPHLFHMDSQAGAPPDAFSAVGQNWGFPTYNWERMARDGYAWWRARMAKMAEYFDAFRIDHILGFFRIWEIPVHAVHGLLGYFNPALPYSADELRGMGFDTAGGRFTVPAPDDRMLGELFGELADEVRTTCMKEGRLLPAYATQRKVAERFPGDDPRRSRLREGLMTLLDDVLFIEDPRRKGFFHPRIAAQSTYMYRTLDPQRRDTFDRLHDDFFYRRHNRFWQESALRKLPVLLSATEMLTCGEDLGMIPDSVPETMHELQILSLEIQRMPKTPGELFADPAHYPYFSVCTTSTHDMNPLRAWWEEDRELTARFYHEALGIGGDVPYFCEPWICRRILDMHLNSPAMLTILPLQDWFSTDGELRYPDPAKERINVPAVARYYWRYRMHLPLEELLHKETFNESLHDMIACSGRR; from the coding sequence ATGACACTCCTGATCAGCATCGAATACCGTACCCGCTGGGGCGAACAGCTCGTACTCCGCCTCGGCAAGCGGCGCATCGCCCTGCAATACGCCGACGGCGGCGTCTGGACCTGCGCCGTAGAGCGGTACGCCCCTGCGGCGCAGCCGGCAGAATACCGTTACGAAGTCGAGCGCGAGGGCGTGTGCATCCGCAGCGAATGGCGGCCGCACACGCTGCGGATCCCGTCCCGGGAGGGGGTGCGTACGCTGCGCATTCGCGACCGCTGGCAGGAGATGCCCTCCGACACGCCGTTCTACTCCTCGGCATTCACCCGGGGCATCTTCGGCCGCGGGAAAACCGGTAATCCGAAGAAAGCAGCCGGCAACATCACCCTGCGCGTCATCCTGCCCACCCTGCGGCCGGACGAAACGCTCGCCGTCGCCGGCAGCGGCCGTGAACTGGGCGACTGGAAACGAATCGTCCCGATGGACGACAGCCGCTTCCCGGAATGGGAACTCACGCTACATACCGCACACCGGTTCGAATACAAATTCCTGATCGCCGACCGCAAGACCCTCACCCCCATCCTGTGGGAGGAGGGTGCCAACCGCACCTGGGGCGAACTGCCCGGCGCCGGCGAACACGCCCTCGACGCCGCGGCGTACCCGCGGTTCCCCGAACGCAGATGGCAGGGCGCCGGGACGGCGATCCCGGTCTTCTCGCTCCGTACGGAAGAGGATTTCGGCGTCGGTGAGTTCTACGACCTGAAACGGCTCATCGACTGGGCGGCCGCCACCGGGCAGTGCGTCATCCAGGTACTGCCGATCAACGATACCACCATGACCGGTACATGGGAAGACTCCTACCCCTACAACGCCAATTCGACCTTCGCCCTGCACCCGCAGTTCATCCGGCTGCCGGCCGCGGGCGTCGTGGAGGACGACGAGTACCGCACCCTGCGCAACGAACTGAACGCACTCCCCGAAATAGACTACGAACGGGTCAACCGGCACAAACTGCGGCTGCTCCGCCGGGCGTTCGAACGCCACGGAACCCGCACTGCGGCACGCCGCGACTACAAGGACTTCATCGCCGCCAATAGACACTGGCTCATCCCCTATGCCGCCTTCTGCACGCTGCGCGACGAAACGGGCACGCCCGACTTCACCCGCTGGGGCGGCTTCGCCCGCTATGACCGCAAAACCGTCGACGCCTACTGCCGCAGCCACAACCGCGACATCGCATTCCACTGCTATATTCAATACCACCTGCATACGCAGTTGTCCGAGGTCTGCGCCTACGCCCGCGCCCACGGCATCGTCCTCAAGGGCGACCTGCCCATCGGCATCAGTCGCACGAGTGTCGACGCATGGCTCTACCCACACCTGTTCCACATGGACTCGCAGGCCGGGGCTCCGCCCGACGCATTCTCGGCCGTCGGGCAGAACTGGGGATTCCCGACTTACAACTGGGAACGCATGGCACGCGACGGCTACGCCTGGTGGCGGGCACGCATGGCCAAGATGGCCGAATACTTCGACGCCTTCCGCATCGACCATATCCTCGGCTTCTTCCGCATCTGGGAGATTCCCGTACATGCCGTTCACGGCCTGCTGGGCTATTTCAATCCCGCCCTGCCCTACTCCGCCGACGAACTGCGCGGCATGGGCTTCGATACGGCCGGGGGACGCTTCACCGTTCCCGCGCCCGACGACCGGATGCTCGGCGAGCTGTTCGGCGAGCTGGCCGACGAAGTGCGCACGACCTGCATGAAGGAGGGCCGGTTGCTGCCCGCCTATGCGACGCAACGCAAGGTCGCCGAGCGCTTTCCCGGCGACGATCCGCGCCGAAGCCGCCTGCGCGAAGGGCTGATGACGCTGCTCGACGACGTGCTGTTCATCGAGGACCCGCGCCGCAAAGGTTTTTTCCACCCCCGCATCGCAGCCCAATCGACCTATATGTACCGCACCCTCGACCCGCAGCGGCGCGACACTTTCGACCGGCTTCACGACGACTTCTTTTACCGCCGCCACAACCGGTTCTGGCAGGAGTCGGCCCTGCGCAAGCTCCCGGTGCTCCTCTCGGCGACCGAGATGCTGACCTGCGGCGAAGACCTGGGCATGATTCCCGACAGCGTCCCCGAGACGATGCACGAACTGCAAATCCTCTCGCTCGAAATCCAGCGCATGCCCAAGACGCCGGGGGAACTCTTCGCCGACCCGGCGCACTACCCCTATTTCTCGGTCTGCACCACTTCGACGCACGACATGAACCCGCTGCGGGCATGGTGGGAGGAAGACCGCGAACTCACGGCGCGCTTCTACCACGAAGCACTCGGCATCGGGGGCGACGTTCCCTATTTCTGCGAGCCGTGGATATGCCGGCGCATCCTCGACATGCACCTCAATTCCCCGGCGATGCTCACCATCCTGCCGTTGCAGGACTGGTTCTCGACCGACGGGGAACTGCGCTACCCCGACCCGGCCAAGGAACGCATCAACGTCCCGGCCGTCGCCCGATACTACTGGCGTTACCGAATGCACCTCCCGCTCGAGGAACTGCTGCACAAGGAGACTTTCAACGAGTCGCTGCACGACATGATCGCCTGCAGCGGGCGCCGCTGA
- a CDS encoding DNA-formamidopyrimidine glycosylase family protein, whose protein sequence is MLEIPESYSFARQAADMLSGRTVTDVFNATHPHKFTWYLGDPADYRARLVGKTVRAAEGHGAFIDMLLDDETHIALSDGVNLRYHAPGAEVPPKYQLLIAFDDDSFLVFTVAMYGGIIAFRKNFDNPYYLGALSKPSPLDDAFDEACFGRLISDAKSNLSAKAFLATEQRIPGLGNGVLQDILFKSHIHPKRKLATLGDAELGRMYSSVKSTLRDMADRGGRDTEKDLLGKPGGYKTLLSKNTFAEPCPGCGGAIVKEAYLGGAVYYCPVCQPLIK, encoded by the coding sequence ATGCTCGAAATTCCCGAATCTTACTCGTTTGCACGGCAAGCTGCCGATATGCTCTCCGGCCGCACGGTCACGGATGTATTCAATGCCACCCATCCCCACAAATTTACTTGGTACTTGGGAGATCCGGCCGATTACCGGGCACGACTCGTCGGTAAAACGGTTCGTGCCGCCGAAGGGCACGGAGCATTCATCGACATGCTTCTGGACGATGAGACGCATATCGCTCTTTCCGATGGCGTCAATCTGCGTTATCATGCGCCCGGAGCGGAGGTTCCGCCGAAATATCAGCTTCTGATCGCTTTCGACGACGATAGTTTTCTGGTTTTTACGGTCGCCATGTACGGCGGGATCATCGCATTCCGGAAGAATTTCGACAATCCGTATTATCTCGGCGCACTCTCGAAGCCCTCTCCGCTGGACGACGCTTTCGATGAAGCCTGTTTCGGCCGGCTTATCTCCGATGCCAAGTCCAATTTGTCGGCAAAGGCGTTCTTGGCGACGGAACAGCGTATTCCCGGACTCGGAAACGGTGTTTTGCAGGATATTTTGTTCAAGTCGCATATTCACCCCAAGCGCAAGCTGGCGACGCTGGGTGATGCAGAACTGGGGCGGATGTATTCATCGGTGAAATCGACCCTGAGGGATATGGCGGATCGCGGCGGACGCGATACGGAGAAAGATTTGCTGGGCAAGCCCGGCGGGTACAAGACCCTGCTCTCTAAAAACACCTTCGCGGAGCCTTGTCCGGGCTGCGGCGGTGCGATTGTCAAGGAGGCTTATCTGGGCGGAGCCGTCTATTACTGTCCTGTCTGTCAGCCGCTGATAAAATAG